The following proteins are co-located in the Mesotoga infera genome:
- a CDS encoding acetyl-CoA C-acyltransferase: MKKVFIVGAKRTAIGTFGGTLKDVPAVDLGVTASRAAIEHSKVDAKNIEETIMGCILTANQGMGPGRQVSIGAGVPIESPGYLVNMLCGSGMKSTMIGAQDIVSDEADLVLTGGMENMSISPYMLDKARFGYRMG, from the coding sequence ATGAAGAAGGTCTTCATAGTTGGAGCAAAAAGGACTGCAATCGGTACTTTTGGAGGAACTCTTAAGGATGTTCCGGCGGTGGATCTTGGAGTGACTGCTTCGAGAGCGGCAATAGAGCACTCGAAAGTCGATGCTAAGAACATTGAAGAGACAATAATGGGCTGTATTCTAACTGCTAATCAGGGCATGGGGCCAGGAAGGCAAGTCTCAATCGGAGCAGGCGTGCCAATTGAGAGTCCGGGATATCTTGTCAACATGCTGTGCGGTTCCGGGATGAAATCTACAATGATCGGCGCTCAGGACATTGTCTCCGATGAAGCAGACCTTGTCTTGACAGGCGGCATGGAGAACATGTCTATAAGCCCTTATATGCTTGACAAAGCCAGATTCGGCTACAGAATGGG